Proteins encoded within one genomic window of Saccharomyces mikatae IFO 1815 strain IFO1815 genome assembly, chromosome: 15:
- the TIR4 gene encoding Tir4p (similar to Saccharomyces cerevisiae TIR4 (YOR009W)), with protein MAYSKITLLAALAAFAYAQTQKQINELNVALNDVKSNIADYIQLSQTPNSGFSLDKMPAGIMDIAAQLVQDPTDDSYTTLYSEVDFAAVESMLTMVPWYSSRLLPQLEELDASLTSSVASSSTVATTSVATSSAQATSSSVATSSEVTGSSVLPSSSEVASSTVSTSSAIASSSAVSSSTDGSSSSAVASSSVVASSSSAVASSSVVASSSAVASSSVVASSSSAVASSSVVASSSAVASSSVVASSSSAVASSAASSIVSSSETASSVPAYNSTTIASSTTAKTSSSSIAPYNSTTTTPAYSSASSVIISTRNGTTVTETANTLVTKETTVCDYSSTSVAPVSTTGYNNSTEITTATVCSTCKEGTSTVTDFSTLKTTVTVCDSACQAKKSATATKQSTLKTTVTVCDSACQAKKSATAVSVQSKNSAPAVSVQSTTAGIVQQTENGAAKVVIGMGAGALAAVAAMLL; from the coding sequence ATGGCTTACTCCAAAATCACTTTACTAGCCGCTCTTGCTGCTTTCGCCTATGCGCAAACCCAAAAACAaatcaatgaattgaatGTTGCTTTGAATGATGTCAAGTCCAACATTGCTGATTACATCCAATTGTCTCAAACTCCAAATTCTGGCTTCTCCTTGGACAAGATGCCAGCCGGGATTATGGATATTGCTGCACAATTGGTTCAAGACCCAACTGATGACTCCTACACTACTTTGTACTCTGAAGTTGACTTCGCAGCCGTTGAATCTATGCTAACTATGGTCCCATGGTACTCCTCTAGGCTACTTCCACAATTGGAGGAATTAGATGCTTCTCTTACTTCCTCCGTTGCTTCCAGTTCCACAGTAGCCACAACTTCTGTTGCTACGTCTTCAGCCCAGGCTACTAGTTCATCTGTTGCCACCTCATCCGAGGTTACTGGTTCTTCTGTTTTACCATCTTCAAGCGAAGTTGCCAGCTCGACTGTTTCCACATCTTCTGCTATTGCTTCCTCATCAGCCGTTTCCTCTTCGACTGACGGTAGCAGCTCATCTGCTGTCGCTTCCTCATCAGTtgttgcttcttcttcatctgcTGTCGCCTCCTCATCAGTTGTTGCTTCCTCATCAGCTGTCGCTTCCTCATCAGTtgttgcttcttcttcatctgcTGTCGCCTCCTCATCAGTTGTTGCTTCCTCATCAGCTGTCGCTTCCTCATCAGTTGTTgcttcttcctcatcagCTGTCGCCTCATCTGCTGCTTCCTCAATTGTTTCTTCGAGCGAAACTGCTAGCTCAGTTCCTGCTTACAACTCCACCACCATTGCTAGTTCTACCACTGCCAAGACTTCCAGCTCAAGTATTGCTCCTTACAACTCCACCACCACTACCCCTGCTTATTCTTCTGCTTCCAGTGTTATTATTTCAACTAGAAACGGAACCACTGTTACCGAAACTGCTAATACTCTTGTTACTAAAGAAACTACTGTCTGTGACTACTCTTCAACTTCTGTCGCTCCAGTTTCTACCACTGGTTATAATAATTCTACCGAAATTACTACTGCTACTGTCTGCAGTACGTGCAAGGAAGGCACCTCTACTGTAACTGACTTCTCTACACTTAAGACAACAGTTACCGTCTGTGACTCCGCTTGTCAAGCTAAGAAGTCTGCTACTGCAACTAAACAATCTACATTGAAGACTACAGTTACCGTCTGTGACTCCGCTTGTCAAGCTAAGAAGTCTGCCACCGCTGTTAGCGTTCAATCCAAGAATTCTGCCCCTGCTGTTAGTGTTCAATCCACAACCGCTGGTATCGTTCAACAAACCGAAAACGGTGCTGCTAAGGTTGTTATTGGTATGGGTGCTGGCGCTTTAGCCGCTGTCGCTGCCATGTTACTATGA
- the TIR2 gene encoding putative GPI-anchored mannoprotein (similar to Saccharomyces cerevisiae TIR3 (YIL011W) and TIR2 (YOR010C); ancestral locus Anc_7.123b), with protein sequence MAYIKIALLAAVAALASAQTQEEIDELNVILNDVKSNLQEYISLASDSSSGFSLSSLPSGVLDIGLALASATDDSYTTLYSEVDFAAVSKMLTQVPWYSSRLEPALKSLEGDDSSSAAPSSTEAKTSSTAAPSSSEAKTSSTAAPSSSEDKTSSTAAPSSTEDKTSSTAAPSSSEAKTSSTAAPSSSEDKTSSATTSSAKVSSTAASSAKVSAISQITDGQIQATSTVSEQTENGAAKAVMGMGAGFVAAAAMLL encoded by the coding sequence atggctTACATTAAAATCGCTTTACTAGCCGCTGTCGCTGCTTTGGCATCCGCTCAAACCCAAGAAGAAATCGACGAATTGAACGTTATTTTGAACGATGTTAAATCTAACTTACAAGAATATATTAGCTTGGCTTCTGACTCAAGCTCCGGTTTCTCTTTAAGCAGTTTACCATCTGGTGTCTTGGACATCGGGTTAGCTTTGGCTTCTGCCACTGATGACTCCTATACAACTTTATACTCTGAAGTTGATTTTGCCGCTGTTAGCAAAATGTTGACCCAAGTTCCATGGTACTCATCCAGATTAGAACCAGCTTTGAAGTCCTTGGAAGGTGATGATTCTTCCTCTGCTGCTCCAAGCTCCACTGAAGCCAAGACCTCTTCCACTGCTGCTCCAAGCTCCTCTGAAGCTAAAACCTCTTCTACTGCTGCTCCAAGCTCCTCTGAAGACAAGACCTCTTCCACTGCTGCTCCAAGCTCCACTGAAGACAAGACCTCTTCCACTGCTGCTCCAAGCTCCTCTGAAGCTAAAACCTCTTCTACTGCTGCTCCAAGCTCCTCTGAAGACAAGACCTCTTCTGCCACTACTTCTTCCGCTAAGGTTTCTTCCACCGCCGCCTCCTCCGCCAAGGTCTCTGCCATCTCACAAATTACTGATGGTCAAATCCAAGCTACCAGCACTGTTTCTGAACAAACCGAAAACGGTGCTGCTAAGGCTGTTATGGGCATGGGTGCTGGTTTTGTGGCTGCCGCTGCTATGTTGTTATAA